One window of Sporocytophaga myxococcoides DSM 11118 genomic DNA carries:
- a CDS encoding alkaline phosphatase family protein has protein sequence MRKFYTVLFFCCLSFASVFSQKRIVFIGVDGLGSRILNKADTPVWDSLASQGSYSYNVNAVLPTLSNPNWASLLMGVSASDHQIWDNKWRKSDFKDHTFCNQEKGNTVPTIFKVMRERYPDETIAVFHEWKEFTELIEYNTLTYSYHEKGSGLVIKASDYIIKEKPLLTFIHLDLVDKAGHTYGYRSIQYKTSVEKADSLTGVILQKIKAGNALDSTIIIITSDHGFNGKGHGGRSKKLREVPLIIVGAGISVGLRLPDGLHNYDLPVTLASILNCTIPDCWKGEVIKALMESTEHNVKLQ, from the coding sequence ATGAGGAAATTTTATACTGTTTTGTTTTTTTGCTGTCTCAGCTTTGCATCTGTTTTTAGTCAGAAGAGAATAGTTTTTATAGGCGTTGACGGGCTGGGATCAAGGATATTAAACAAAGCTGATACACCAGTATGGGACAGCCTGGCTTCTCAAGGATCCTATTCCTATAATGTTAATGCTGTGCTGCCTACTTTGAGTAATCCTAATTGGGCATCTTTACTTATGGGGGTATCAGCTTCCGATCATCAGATATGGGATAATAAATGGAGAAAGTCAGACTTTAAAGATCATACCTTTTGTAATCAGGAAAAGGGAAATACAGTACCTACCATATTTAAGGTTATGAGAGAAAGGTATCCTGATGAAACTATAGCTGTGTTTCACGAATGGAAAGAGTTTACAGAGCTGATAGAGTATAACACTTTAACCTATAGTTATCATGAAAAGGGGAGCGGACTGGTAATAAAAGCATCTGATTATATTATTAAAGAAAAACCTTTATTGACCTTTATCCATCTGGACCTTGTTGATAAAGCAGGTCATACTTATGGTTATAGAAGCATCCAATATAAAACATCCGTTGAGAAGGCCGATTCACTAACGGGTGTTATACTTCAAAAGATAAAGGCTGGAAATGCTTTGGATAGTACTATAATTATCATTACATCGGATCACGGGTTTAATGGAAAAGGCCATGGTGGCAGATCAAAGAAGTTAAGAGAGGTCCCTTTGATTATTGTCGGTGCAGGAATTTCAGTTGGATTACGTCTCCCGGATGGGTTACATAACTATGATCTGCCAGTAACACTGGCCAGTATTTTAAACTGCACTATTCCTGACTGTTGGAAGGGGGAGGTTATAAAAGCATTAATGGAATCAACTGAACATAATGTGAAATTACAATAA
- a CDS encoding group III truncated hemoglobin: MNDISNKEDIKTLVDRFYDKVNSDELLSPIFNDHAEVDWPKHLPTMYDFWNSLLLGSMEYKGQPFPKHMNLPVTKEHFERWIQLFTATLEENFTGPKADEALARAMNIARVFMSKMGLL, translated from the coding sequence ATGAATGACATTTCCAACAAAGAAGACATCAAGACATTAGTAGATCGCTTTTATGATAAAGTAAATAGTGATGAATTGCTGTCTCCTATATTTAACGATCATGCTGAAGTGGACTGGCCAAAACACCTTCCTACTATGTATGATTTCTGGAACAGCCTTCTTTTGGGTTCCATGGAATACAAAGGACAGCCCTTTCCCAAACATATGAATCTGCCTGTAACGAAAGAGCATTTTGAAAGGTGGATACAGTTGTTTACAGCTACACTGGAAGAAAACTTTACTGGTCCAAAAGCAGATGAAGCATTGGCAAGAGCTATGAACATTGCCAGAGTATTTATGAGCAAAATGGGCTTATTGTAA
- a CDS encoding S1 family peptidase, with protein sequence MKPELWDEIERFLKGELNPQEISAFQAKLKSDSAFREKFEQHKELLNTFQKYSERQALQQRLNAIPLKKERSKFRLNVKTYAVAASITSLFTLFGGYFYLKSNNNNAEYKALKKDVDHIRTWQQVISQKLNTPSYNASVTGLLLNRKGYILTTAHGLKGADKIEVENNSGSFSAKLIKLDELNDLALLKISDTLTDLPVPNYSLFTKAPEIVEKSFILGYPDKDMVYGEGVIVCTNGFNGDTSSFQLNIFANPGNSGSPVFNDKGELIGIIKGKPKDSPGASYAVKGEFIQEFIKSSKENLKLNRKNKLKSLNRKDKAKQLEKCIYRVKIY encoded by the coding sequence ATGAAGCCTGAATTATGGGATGAAATTGAAAGATTTCTTAAGGGAGAATTAAATCCTCAGGAAATATCGGCGTTTCAGGCTAAACTGAAGTCTGATTCTGCTTTCAGAGAAAAGTTTGAGCAACATAAGGAACTGCTGAATACATTTCAGAAATACTCAGAGAGACAGGCGCTGCAACAAAGGTTGAATGCTATTCCCTTAAAAAAGGAACGCAGCAAATTCAGACTAAATGTAAAAACATATGCAGTGGCTGCGTCCATTACCTCGTTATTTACATTATTCGGAGGTTATTTTTATCTGAAATCAAATAACAATAATGCTGAATACAAGGCCTTGAAAAAAGATGTTGATCACATCAGAACATGGCAGCAGGTTATTTCTCAAAAGCTTAATACTCCTAGCTATAATGCATCTGTTACAGGTCTGCTTTTAAACAGAAAAGGTTATATACTTACAACTGCGCATGGTTTGAAGGGAGCTGACAAAATAGAAGTTGAAAACAATTCAGGGTCTTTCAGTGCCAAACTCATTAAGCTTGATGAGCTTAACGATCTTGCTTTGTTAAAAATTTCAGATACCCTGACAGACTTACCAGTACCGAACTATAGCCTATTTACAAAAGCACCTGAAATCGTTGAAAAGTCATTTATACTTGGCTATCCAGACAAAGATATGGTTTATGGAGAAGGAGTGATCGTTTGTACTAATGGCTTTAATGGAGATACATCATCTTTTCAATTGAATATATTTGCAAACCCTGGGAACAGCGGAAGTCCTGTATTCAATGATAAGGGTGAATTGATCGGAATAATTAAGGGGAAACCAAAAGATTCTCCGGGAGCCTCTTATGCAGTTAAAGGCGAATTCATTCAGGAATTTATTAAAAGCTCAAAAGAAAATTTAAAACTTAACAGGAAAAATAAGCTCAAATCCCTGAATAGAAAGGACAAAGCTAAGCAACTTGAAAAGTGTATTTATAGGGTGAAGATATATTAG
- a CDS encoding RNA polymerase sigma factor, giving the protein MGFISDEKLIEGMYNPSSGALEILYKRHFPMVNRMVIKNSGSENEARDIYQEAFIIFYEKLKTENFKLQCQARTFLYSICRNLWLKKLTEKKRFPAITNESETFISVEDSILEAEDRENDFIKLQSALNLIGEPCKGLLEDFYMHQKSMEEISIKFRYTNADNAKNQKYKCLQRLKKLFFNQSKETESYEA; this is encoded by the coding sequence ATGGGGTTTATTTCTGATGAGAAGCTAATCGAAGGAATGTATAATCCTTCTTCCGGAGCACTGGAAATTCTTTACAAAAGACATTTTCCTATGGTTAACCGGATGGTAATAAAAAACAGTGGTTCCGAAAATGAAGCCAGGGACATTTACCAGGAAGCGTTTATTATTTTCTATGAAAAACTGAAGACGGAGAATTTTAAACTTCAATGTCAGGCAAGAACTTTCCTGTATTCCATTTGCAGAAATCTTTGGCTGAAAAAGCTAACAGAAAAGAAACGTTTTCCTGCAATCACAAATGAATCAGAAACCTTTATTTCTGTAGAAGATTCAATTCTGGAAGCTGAGGACAGAGAAAATGATTTCATAAAACTGCAATCTGCATTAAACCTTATAGGAGAACCTTGCAAAGGCTTACTTGAGGACTTCTATATGCACCAGAAATCTATGGAAGAAATTAGTATTAAGTTCCGCTATACCAATGCAGACAATGCTAAAAACCAGAAGTATAAATGTCTTCAGCGGTTAAAAAAATTATTCTTCAACCAATCTAAAGAAACAGAAAGTTATGAAGCCTGA
- a CDS encoding DUF4349 domain-containing protein yields the protein MKRIIAISLFLVNVFSSCAQKEEKAEAADVAAQSQEIASIDVKKDTHIKDPGKIIRKANIRFETKDLQKTTDHLEAQVNLLNGFVESSELLTGNYEHSNKMILRVPASAFDTMIRVLSKEALFMNEKTITSEDVSGEFVDVTSRLKAKREVEQRYIELLRHNAKTLEEVLLAEQQIASLHEEIEAKVDRLNFLKDQVSYSTIVVKFYQKVEYVPEPQMTEVSMLVRFKEAFSAGWDGVVSLAVGMAYVWPLLLVVGAVVLFIVNRKRAM from the coding sequence ATGAAACGAATCATAGCTATTTCATTATTCCTTGTTAATGTATTTTCTTCCTGTGCTCAAAAAGAAGAAAAGGCTGAAGCAGCAGACGTTGCAGCCCAATCACAGGAGATTGCTTCTATTGATGTAAAAAAAGACACCCATATTAAGGATCCAGGAAAAATTATACGGAAAGCCAATATTAGGTTTGAAACAAAGGATCTTCAAAAGACAACAGATCATCTGGAAGCTCAGGTGAATCTGTTGAATGGTTTCGTGGAAAGTTCAGAACTGTTAACTGGTAATTATGAACATTCAAATAAAATGATCCTTCGTGTTCCGGCTTCTGCCTTTGATACAATGATCAGAGTACTATCCAAAGAGGCTTTATTTATGAATGAAAAAACGATTACCTCTGAAGATGTATCAGGAGAATTTGTAGATGTAACTTCCAGACTAAAAGCCAAGCGTGAAGTAGAGCAAAGGTATATTGAACTGCTTCGGCATAATGCCAAAACACTGGAGGAAGTTCTGCTTGCAGAACAACAGATTGCATCACTTCATGAAGAAATTGAAGCAAAGGTAGACCGCCTTAATTTTTTGAAAGATCAGGTAAGCTATAGTACAATAGTTGTAAAATTTTACCAAAAGGTTGAATATGTCCCGGAACCTCAAATGACCGAGGTCAGTATGCTTGTAAGATTTAAAGAAGCCTTCAGCGCAGGATGGGATGGAGTTGTGAGTCTTGCTGTAGGTATGGCTTATGTCTGGCCTTTGTTATTGGTGGTTGGAGCTGTTGTTTTATTTATTGTAAATAGAAAAAGAGCAATGTAG
- a CDS encoding ABC transporter ATP-binding protein, protein MSFLKVSNLSKKYTNQPDSAVSNISFECNEGEFIAIVGENGSGKSSLLKLINGLIEPDEGSVFLEGKKVKGPSENLVPGHPDIKLLFQEFNLFPKHTVKENIIYQLRYFSKDAQEERLNELIKVCKLEGLENKLPSELSGGQQQRVALARAMSDRPKLLLMDEPFSNLDVMLKDQIKIQVLDHLRREGQTLIFITHDLQDALSLADRIMIMRAGQIIQLDIPEKIYEKPVDEYSAYLFGKVNIFNAEEFLQTTGILGCKPTKSKISIRPEHFSITKEDKGDFKAIVERIYYRGDSYEIVATVKNKITIRINTRKKDILQGSEITVKLSKSKMHFVD, encoded by the coding sequence ATGTCCTTTCTTAAGGTATCAAATCTTTCTAAAAAATATACCAATCAGCCTGATTCTGCAGTTTCAAACATATCTTTTGAATGTAATGAGGGAGAATTCATTGCAATAGTTGGTGAAAACGGTTCCGGAAAATCATCTCTGCTAAAACTGATCAATGGATTAATTGAACCCGATGAAGGAAGTGTTTTTCTTGAAGGAAAAAAAGTAAAGGGTCCTTCGGAAAACCTTGTCCCCGGGCATCCTGACATAAAGCTGCTTTTTCAGGAATTCAATCTTTTTCCAAAACATACTGTAAAAGAAAATATCATCTATCAACTGAGATATTTTTCCAAAGATGCGCAGGAGGAGCGTTTGAATGAGCTCATTAAAGTCTGTAAACTTGAAGGCCTGGAAAATAAACTCCCATCTGAGCTTTCCGGGGGGCAACAGCAAAGAGTAGCGCTGGCAAGGGCAATGTCTGACCGCCCAAAGCTTCTGTTAATGGATGAGCCGTTCAGCAATCTGGATGTGATGTTGAAGGACCAGATCAAAATACAAGTGCTTGACCATCTTCGGAGAGAAGGCCAAACCCTGATCTTTATAACACATGACCTTCAGGACGCACTGAGTCTTGCGGACAGGATCATGATCATGAGGGCAGGACAAATAATACAACTTGACATACCTGAAAAAATTTATGAGAAGCCTGTTGATGAATATTCGGCTTATCTGTTCGGAAAAGTAAATATTTTTAATGCCGAAGAATTTCTTCAAACTACAGGTATACTGGGCTGTAAACCAACAAAATCAAAGATCAGTATAAGACCCGAGCATTTCAGCATAACAAAAGAAGATAAGGGTGATTTCAAAGCCATCGTTGAAAGAATATATTACAGAGGCGACAGTTATGAAATTGTAGCAACTGTAAAAAATAAAATTACAATACGCATCAATACAAGAAAAAAGGATATTCTGCAAGGGAGTGAAATAACGGTAAAACTGAGTAAATCCAAAATGCATTTTGTAGATTGA
- a CDS encoding MFS transporter: protein MKNNKKVQNAWCMYDWANSVYSLTITTAIFPSYYAAIMPERPDKVNFLGFEFYSSALYSFALAAVFLIAAILSPILTPIADNTGKKKFFMQMFCYLGSLGCAYLFFFHKDAGVLSQFTLTTSILAFIVAGLGYSGSIVFYNSFLPEIATEDQYDKLSARGFAMGYIGSVLLLIFNITMLTMPDLYFNVNGKVDELMASGISNVEAVDQAKSFYSGVAARISFLSVGIWWFLFAQYSFYYLPSNVYKKESHGNWLWSGFRELKKVFSEVRKEKYLKIFLPGFFFYNLGVQTVMYMAVIFAEGELKLKMSELIIVILIIQLLAIVGANMSAKLSGKIGNISTLRYINMIWVLVCIAAYFVQTDVQFYGLAVVVGFIMGGVQSISRSTYAKLIPENTTDHASYFSFYDVAEKLSCFFGLFLFGAIEELTGSMRPSTLTLGIIFIIGITLLSFIPSLKSYSGQSELMLDHSGKNA, encoded by the coding sequence ATGAAAAATAATAAAAAAGTACAGAATGCCTGGTGCATGTATGATTGGGCTAATTCTGTTTATTCCCTGACAATAACCACTGCAATATTTCCAAGCTATTATGCTGCTATCATGCCCGAAAGACCGGATAAGGTGAATTTTCTGGGATTTGAGTTTTATAGTTCGGCATTATACTCTTTTGCATTGGCAGCAGTGTTTTTGATTGCCGCCATCTTGAGTCCCATATTAACACCCATAGCGGATAATACAGGAAAGAAAAAGTTTTTTATGCAAATGTTCTGCTATCTGGGAAGTTTGGGTTGTGCATACCTTTTCTTTTTCCATAAAGATGCTGGCGTCCTTTCCCAATTTACTTTGACGACATCCATACTTGCCTTTATAGTGGCTGGATTGGGCTATAGTGGAAGTATCGTATTTTATAACTCTTTTCTCCCGGAAATCGCAACTGAAGATCAGTATGATAAATTGAGTGCAAGAGGCTTTGCAATGGGATATATAGGAAGTGTGCTGCTTCTAATTTTCAATATCACTATGTTGACCATGCCTGACCTTTATTTTAATGTTAATGGAAAGGTTGATGAATTAATGGCTTCAGGCATCAGTAATGTTGAAGCTGTGGATCAGGCAAAGTCATTTTATTCAGGGGTGGCGGCAAGAATTTCTTTCCTTTCAGTAGGGATATGGTGGTTTTTGTTTGCTCAATATTCTTTTTATTATTTGCCATCTAATGTTTATAAGAAAGAAAGCCATGGCAACTGGCTGTGGAGCGGATTCAGAGAACTTAAGAAAGTATTTTCAGAAGTCAGAAAAGAAAAATACCTTAAAATTTTCCTACCAGGTTTCTTTTTCTATAATTTAGGAGTGCAGACAGTAATGTACATGGCGGTGATATTCGCGGAAGGAGAGCTTAAACTTAAGATGAGTGAATTGATTATCGTTATCCTGATAATCCAGCTGCTTGCTATTGTTGGAGCAAATATGAGTGCAAAACTATCAGGTAAAATTGGTAATATCAGTACATTGCGTTACATCAATATGATATGGGTGCTTGTTTGTATAGCAGCATACTTTGTTCAAACAGATGTTCAGTTTTATGGACTGGCAGTTGTAGTGGGATTTATAATGGGAGGCGTTCAGTCGATATCCAGATCTACCTATGCCAAATTGATTCCTGAAAATACTACAGACCATGCTTCATACTTCAGTTTCTATGATGTTGCGGAAAAGTTATCCTGTTTTTTCGGTCTATTCCTTTTTGGTGCAATAGAAGAACTGACAGGGAGCATGAGGCCAAGTACTTTAACATTAGGGATAATATTCATCATCGGAATAACATTGTTGTCTTTTATTCCTTCATTGAAATCTTATTCAGGACAAAGCGAGTTGATGTTGGATCATTCAGGAAAAAATGCATAG
- a CDS encoding family 43 glycosylhydrolase: protein MKTKLYLPFLVAVLSFIFNTVSGQMATNPIIFADVPDPDFVRVGDTYYMSSTTMHFNPGVPIMKSKDLVNWEVVSYCYPIMANTDALNLNAGMEAYSGGTWASSINYYKGTFYVSSFSYSTGKTYIYKTTNIETGPWTTITLNKVYHDHSLFFDDDGKVYFAYGHDDIQLTEMKPDLTGEQPGGVNKVIIPKASSVAGSSMILTAEGTRIQKINGQYYVSNICWPSGKGRTQIIHRSGSVAGAYTGRVAFQSSNGSAQGEYIDTPDGKWYAMFFHDHGAVGRIPDLMPVTWSNGWPTVGVNGQVPATLDIPKGAGTLNGIITSDEFSTVPPLKLQWQWNHNPQNNYWSLTQRSGYFRLTNERTDANVLRTTNTLTQRTFGPKCSGYVSVDVSGMKDGDYTGLVALQNKYGFVGVKMTGTSKSIVMVNGTGFGGTPVEVASVPVNQNTVYLRIDFDFTNRTDKAYFFYSLNGSTWSAVGSMLQMNYDLEHFVGYRFGLFSYATKSTGGFADFDFFRIGANITEAQNAGPVVSIASPANGATFTAGSVIDIAATASTTAGSISNVQFYNGNILLGSDNTSPYTYSWTNVPAGTHSLRAVATDNSGRASESKVSVTVNIPKGPFNGTAHTIPGIIQVEAYDEGGEGVSYHEVNTNGNEGGATFRNDEVDIETTKDVSGSFNIGYILKGEWLEYTVNVAATGMYDLSFRVAADGTGKTFHVEMDEVDITETVSVPNTGGWQTWETISLQGIPLTQGLHVMRIVFDSDYMNLNWVEFKTTVITGLEQGNNSHVQFFPNPFQEGLQVICEEKTEYQIQDFIGHVIESGILYGNATVGKYLPKGQYLLRVSSEKGTKTAKVIKLQ, encoded by the coding sequence ATGAAAACAAAGCTATACCTTCCATTTTTAGTTGCGGTTCTCTCTTTCATCTTCAATACTGTTTCCGGGCAGATGGCTACTAACCCCATCATCTTTGCTGATGTGCCTGATCCTGATTTTGTCAGGGTAGGGGATACTTACTACATGAGCAGTACAACTATGCACTTCAATCCTGGCGTGCCCATTATGAAATCAAAGGACCTGGTGAACTGGGAGGTGGTAAGCTATTGCTATCCCATTATGGCCAATACGGATGCTCTTAATCTTAATGCAGGTATGGAAGCTTACAGCGGAGGTACGTGGGCCAGCAGTATCAACTATTACAAAGGAACTTTCTATGTTAGTTCTTTTTCCTATTCCACAGGAAAAACTTATATCTATAAAACCACCAACATTGAAACTGGCCCTTGGACCACGATCACTTTAAATAAAGTATATCATGATCATTCTCTTTTCTTTGATGATGATGGTAAGGTATACTTTGCATATGGGCATGATGATATCCAGTTGACGGAAATGAAACCAGACCTGACTGGAGAGCAGCCGGGAGGAGTAAACAAAGTCATCATACCCAAAGCTTCATCTGTGGCAGGCAGCAGTATGATTTTAACAGCTGAAGGTACCAGGATTCAGAAAATCAACGGGCAATATTATGTGTCCAATATCTGCTGGCCCTCTGGAAAAGGCCGTACACAAATCATTCACCGATCCGGAAGTGTGGCTGGTGCCTATACCGGCAGGGTAGCATTTCAATCTTCTAATGGTTCTGCACAGGGAGAATATATTGACACACCGGATGGAAAATGGTATGCTATGTTTTTCCATGATCATGGCGCAGTAGGCCGTATCCCTGATCTGATGCCTGTAACCTGGAGCAATGGATGGCCAACAGTGGGGGTAAACGGACAGGTACCAGCAACACTGGATATTCCTAAAGGTGCAGGTACTCTTAACGGAATTATTACTTCAGATGAATTCAGTACTGTACCTCCTTTAAAACTTCAATGGCAATGGAATCATAATCCCCAGAACAATTACTGGTCACTGACACAGCGTAGCGGCTATTTCAGGTTGACAAACGAACGTACGGATGCCAATGTCCTTCGCACTACCAATACTCTGACTCAAAGAACCTTCGGTCCTAAGTGTTCAGGTTATGTTTCTGTAGATGTCTCAGGAATGAAAGATGGAGATTATACCGGTCTGGTAGCTTTGCAAAACAAATACGGCTTTGTAGGGGTGAAGATGACCGGTACTAGCAAAAGTATTGTGATGGTAAATGGAACGGGGTTTGGCGGGACACCTGTTGAGGTTGCCAGTGTGCCAGTAAATCAAAATACTGTTTACCTGCGGATTGATTTCGATTTTACCAACAGGACTGATAAAGCTTATTTCTTTTACAGTTTAAACGGATCTACATGGAGCGCAGTTGGTTCAATGCTTCAGATGAATTATGACCTGGAGCATTTTGTAGGTTACCGGTTTGGATTATTTTCTTATGCTACTAAATCAACGGGCGGTTTTGCTGATTTTGATTTTTTCCGGATAGGAGCCAATATTACAGAAGCTCAGAATGCAGGTCCTGTCGTTTCAATTGCAAGTCCGGCAAATGGGGCAACCTTTACTGCAGGATCAGTTATAGATATAGCTGCTACTGCAAGCACCACTGCAGGAAGCATTAGCAATGTTCAGTTTTACAATGGAAATATCTTGCTTGGTTCTGACAATACTTCTCCTTACACTTACAGCTGGACCAATGTTCCGGCAGGTACTCATTCCTTGCGGGCAGTCGCCACAGACAATTCAGGCAGAGCCTCAGAAAGCAAAGTAAGTGTAACAGTAAACATTCCAAAAGGACCTTTCAACGGTACTGCTCATACCATTCCCGGAATCATTCAGGTAGAAGCTTATGATGAAGGAGGTGAAGGTGTTTCTTATCATGAAGTCAATACCAATGGTAACGAAGGGGGAGCAACTTTCAGAAATGATGAAGTTGACATTGAAACGACAAAGGATGTGTCTGGTTCTTTTAATATCGGCTATATTCTTAAAGGAGAATGGCTGGAATATACAGTAAATGTGGCCGCAACCGGAATGTACGATTTAAGTTTCAGAGTTGCAGCAGATGGAACAGGCAAAACATTTCATGTGGAAATGGATGAAGTTGATATTACAGAAACCGTCTCTGTGCCGAATACGGGAGGATGGCAAACCTGGGAAACCATTTCTTTGCAAGGTATCCCCCTTACGCAGGGGCTGCATGTGATGAGGATTGTTTTCGATTCAGATTATATGAATCTGAACTGGGTTGAATTTAAAACTACAGTTATTACAGGCTTGGAACAGGGAAACAACTCACATGTTCAATTTTTTCCCAATCCTTTTCAAGAAGGCCTTCAGGTTATCTGTGAAGAAAAAACGGAATACCAGATTCAGGATTTTATAGGACATGTGATAGAGTCAGGAATTTTATACGGTAATGCTACAGTTGGAAAATATCTTCCCAAAGGTCAGTATCTTCTGAGAGTTTCCAGCGAAAAGGGCACCAAGACAGCTAAAGTAATTAAACTGCAATAA